Below is a genomic region from Medicago truncatula cultivar Jemalong A17 chromosome 3, MtrunA17r5.0-ANR, whole genome shotgun sequence.
TTGCAACACATGATTCATAGGAAAACAGTTTTCCATGAAGCAGTCTTATTGAAGGATTAGGATCAACTAATAACTgatgaatacacaatttttcgTACCTTTAACATAGATATTGATACATGATCTCAAAGGattatattgtttaatttgatcaagtaatgatttttttaagagagtGTTGATTTAGGTTTTATTCTAACTTACCAGTCTTATTTGTGTTTAACATGGTATTATCCAAAAATAGGCTTTGTGATATTTGGACAGTGGCATTTGTCAATCCATTTTAATTTGCCAACTGTGGAACGGCAAATGATTAAATGCAATCTCATTTTGCTTGGTTTGTCCAACTGCCTATGCATATTTATGCTATTGGTATTGGATATAGTTGTTTATTGTAACTTATAACTTGTAGACTCTCAACTCCATGCATAACTGACAATTGTAGCTCTTTCTGATGATGATAGGTGGAACTTCTTGACATTATCCAGGGAACCAAGGTATCACAAAGAATTGCCACTGATGATGAGTTCGAAAGTATGTCCCTGCATTCATTTACAAATTTATCAACAGCATAACATCATGTATTTTGTGTATCGGTgttgagattttttatttagttcTTGATAATATGGCCAGGATTCTTTAATTTGTTTAGGTTGAGTCATTCTTCCTAGGGAAACAAAAAACAGAAGACATATTATTGGGTCACTAATAGTAGTTAGTTAGAATAGTTATGAAGTGAAGTGGTTGGGCAGTTAAGACTGCTGGGTTTAGAAATTTAGATTAAATAACAGGAGAGTGGGGAAGAAAGGATGGTAGATTTGTTAGTTTGTTAAACAAAGTAGGGTATTGGTTGTAAAATGGAAAGCCTTTTACTGAGTGGGAAACCCTTGAAAGTTGAAAGTATTCCCTTCTTTATTCTTTGTCTGTGATTCAGTTATTCAATACAGTAGTGTTTTTTCTGTCTGTTTTATTTGGTGTGCTCAAATGAAATCTTTCGCAACGTTTTGGGCTTTGTTTTGGGGTTTGTAACAGCGTGTGCCTCCGTTCTGTGGATCCAAATGAATTTGTATGAAGGCTATACATTTATACATATTCTACAATTACATCTTTTAATTTGAATGATAAGATTTGGGACAATTTGTTCTCTTTCTGATTAGTGGCATGCTAGGACATTTCACACCTGCTGATAGCTGACCAGTATCCTTTTCCGTGCTTACAATTCTCAAATTGTTGCAGAGGCCTATATTCAGGAAAAGAATTTCATGTACATGTGCACGGATCAAGATGGTACTGTAGTATTAATGGAGTGAGTTCCTACATCTTTCATCCTGTTTCGCTGTCGGTATGTCATTCTATGCTGTCGCGTACAAGAAACTCTTGGGGAGCATAGCTATTTAACGCGGTTTCTCCATTTATTTTTGCTCAGCACTGATACGTTGGATCAAATTGAAGTTTCCAAAGAGTTGTTTGGCAAGAATTGTTTATACATACAAGGTGTGTTAAATTTTACTCTTGATCACTATTCTTTTACTGTTAAAATTAAGAATCTTTAGAGATTCCTATCAGCTATTATGTGGAAAATTAAGACATTTTCAACTGCACTTAATGGTCATACTCAGCATCCTTGTCTCAATAAACTACTAGCTCGTTACCAATCATTTTCTAGTTTTGCATCAGTTCTGATATTGTTATTGCTATGTGTTACTGTGAATTCCCTACATAATCAATGTCATGACTGGTGCCCGAGTATTTCCCTGAATTTTCATTTCTACTTAACCTTTCTCATTTGTAGTTTACTCTAGCTGATTAGGTGGTCAGTGTTGTATCTCCTTCTCATAGCTGCTTAAGTCTAAGTATCTCCTCCGTGGGTTTATTTATCTGATGCATTCATGACTGATGTTGCGTAACAATTCAAGCTTTATTCTAGTCAGTATAGCGTTCTCTTCTGTTATGTATATGGTGTCATTCTGCATTTGTAGCTTTTCTCTGTCATTCTGCACTTATGggataaccttttttttttgtcttcaagGCTTGTACCCCCCTCCGACCTTGTTCTACCTTCTTACTGTGATTTTTCCTATGTTCATAAATATGATTAGCAAACTGTaatgttgtgttttattttacCCTCTGGTAGTCATCGAGTAGCAAACTTTTATTTCATGAATATGATTTGTAATAGAACTATTaccaattaattattatattgttgCCCGTTTGCCAGATGAAATGAAAGTTAAGGTACAATTTTACGATGACAAACCTATATCTGCAACAGTTCCAAAACGTGTAATATGTACTGTCAAGGAGGTGATTGCAGCCACTCCAAGGTACATATTTTTCTCCATTACtggatataaaaaaaagtacttgATCCTGTACCTTTGCATTTCTTTTCCTTCCTCTTGTTGTGAATGCCTTTgaatattttttgatgaaatatgCCAACGAATTGTCTTTAAGTTACAAATCACTCtcttattagttaaaaaatgtcACATATTTTTGCGGGCTTATGTGCCCTCTCCTTAGGTCGTATATGGTATTATTAGAAATGTCTTTAACATCGTGGAAGAGTGAGCAGGAATAAAAGTTTCTTATGTTGATACAGGAGACCAACTATGTTTCCCAGTCATAGGACATTCCCAAGCATGCAGTTTGCGAATGATAGTTAAAAGTATCATCATCAGCTTCATAGCTGGGACTTTTCTGTGGAAATGGAAATTTATAGGCTGTAAAGTTACGAATTTACTCACAGTTGCTGCCAAAGTTATAAACAGCACATTCATCAAACATTAGGATAAAACTTGGTAAggaacagaaagaaaaaattcccaaaaaagTTGAATGGCagccaaaatatatcataaaatttGGATCCCCTCATAAAGATATGCCCAAGGAGTGAAAGATTCCCTGCAGCACTGAATGCCCACCTTAATGAGGTCAGTGTAGCTTCTATTCCACAAATTTTGATGCCCAAGGAATAATATGATCGTGTGAGTGTTTTCTTCAATTTCACATCCTGTCAAGACTTGGAACAGTTAGGAAAGATAGTTTGACTTAGGATAAGAATCAAAATATCCAATAGATTTGAGTATAGGATAAGATCCAAATCATTTGATTCAGCCCTGAATCATGTTATTTCCTCCTTTGTATTTTTCCCTAATTGCAGTAGAGTGGTTGTTTCTGCAATCTCAGTATTAATTACATAATAATTACGATATTGTTTCTATCTTAATTACTTAATATtactataaacaaaatatattatttacatAAATATTAACACTGCTTAACCAACTATGCTTTATATTCTAGCAATGTATGACTCTTGagcaaaaaaacaatataatctCTTCTCCGAAGTTACATTTTCCTTAAACAATTAGGATTAAGAGTCTAGTTTAATATAATTCGCGTTAGAACGTTAGTGCTTTCTCTACTGGATCACACAAATATGCAGAGGATAATATTATTCATGGTCTTTTATCTCTCTTATTCTCATTTTCTGCCAATTTCTATAAATTCTGAGATCTTCATTGATTATTGTGTTTGTAAATCATTGTCCTTTGTCAAGAAACATTCCTTTCCTTTGGTTTCTTAGCCATGCCCATGATCCTGACTAAAACTTGTGGCAGTCCTACATCATCCATCGTTATGTAATATGTGTAGTGATACGTTGCTGTCATTCACATTATCATATGTTATATTATGGTTCACAATGTCAACTGGAGCTGCAGTCTTCATCAATTTTGAGAACTGACTTGAAAGTTGAAGAGTCTTTTGTTGTCAACATTACTGTAGATCTCTACTTGGTGTAGgagatgaaaattttgaaatcaaGAAAAGAGAACAGGCAGAGGAAGGAAGTTTTTTTCCCACATTAGTCTGGTTGGAGATTTGTAATTGAGACAAACTCTAAAACATTAAAGAAAACCTTGTACATGGAAGGGCCGTCTAATTTCCCAATCTCTTTGATCTGATTGTTTGTTGGTAATGGTAACTCCATTAAGACATCCATGAGCAAGTGATTGAATATAAGTTAAGAACTTTTTCCTATCCTAAAGTAAACTTATGGGAAAGGAATTGTCCTTAAAGATAGTAAAGTAGCTGCTTTGCAGTGCATGAACAAGTTTCCCACTGTTGTAGAGCTTGACTGAGTTGTACATAACATACATGTCATGCGAGAGAGAAATCTGAGACACAACCTTTGAATCTGTATCTAGTCATTAATATTTGACCTACTAAGTAATGCTGTCCAAATGATTAGATTAGAGAGTAGTACTTAAATTGTTTGCGTTCTTACCCCATATTCCTAGTTATATATTAAACTTTAAAGTCTCACACTTGTGATATTTCTTGGCATGTGTAGTTCTCAATTTGTGGGAGGATGCTGGTTATTTTTTAATGTGTCCGACTAATTTTATGTTTCTGCATCAATAGAATTTTGCTTACTATCAGTTTGAATCTAACAAATATTAAACATAGCATGATAGCAAAGACGAAGTCAATTTCTGAGATGGAGTATAACAGTATCTCTATAATTTCCATTCAATTTAATCATGTACtgattttttctttcctttttgttttaagGAATAAAAAGGTAACACTGGACAATGGTCCTACAATCGAAGTAAGtcaaatgattatttcatttttccttcTTTGTTTATTCAGTAGCATAAGTAATTCGTAAAAAAATTACTCAGATGTGCAACTAATCAtggaaattttattattatgtcatgcaaAAGTTACGATTAtttgagactttttttttttcttttcaaaagtcaGAGACTGTAGCAGTTTCTTGCATGATACTTATTACACACGGGATCAGTTTAGCGTCTCCTTAAAAATGAGACGAATATAATTTGAGGAGCTTAAGATACTTATTACACACGGGATCAGTTTAGCGTCTTCTTAAAAATGAGACAAATATAATTTGAGGAGTTTAATATGTGAAATTATAAAAATCCAATCCCTGAAATTTTACGCTCATTTTAGGGGGATACCTAACTAAATCTTAGTGAAATATGATTAGTTAAGATGTCTATaactattttctttcaaatatatatCCTTTATTGTATCCATGATATAATTTTGGCAAAATTCTAAAATTGTGTCAATCAATAAGAATATGCATTAGTTATTTTATAACTATATTATTATCCCCTCAATAATGCAATGAACAACATTGGATCAGCATTTTTGAATCCCAGGAAGTTTATGTATTCCGCTACTACTAGTTATCTTACCATCTGACCCAAGGCTGAAAAGTTCCCAGCCTGGAgttgaaatataattttctGGAAAAAACTTTTACAGGATGGTAGTGAGTCCACCTGATAAGTATGCGATGTGTTTGGCTCGTCTTGGGCTTTGAATGATATCATGTAATGCGAAGAGAAAAATGAGAGACACATAACTAAATCTATTCGTCGCAGTGTTGGAACTCtgaactactccctccgtctctaaataatagtcgtttaaggttttgtgcacgattattaaggaaatgattaattgtgttgatttcaatggtaaaattaatatcatttactaaaacacccttattaattgtagttagtggagtagttaagttagatgaaattcaataaataagggtataataatggaaaaaaaataataaatgttgcattggtattctaaagtgacacaATGAAATAATTATAAGAAACTCAAAATATCATAATCGATGTACTTGCAAGATATTATTCACATATTTACAATATTCACATGTGTTTCAACAAAATTAACATGACTAGcgaattaatttttaaaagataataaatatGGTGGTATCTCTGTTATAAATTCTTTCCCTTTGACTTCAAATAACGATTCAATATCTGTTGTTGGTAAGGCCTAGTGCTTATGTCTTGTTTGTCCATATGATCAACATCTTCCAGGTCCCCCCTCACATTGTAGCCGGTGATGCCATTCTTGTTAATACAGAGGACGACTGCTACATTGAAAGGTTAGTTGGTCTACTAAAACTAAAAgcatttgatataaaaattatgatatttGCTATTTTATTAAGCATTAAGCCACTCTTGTATTTGTGAGATTGATTATTGTGCCCCTTTATTCAGGAGGATATTCTTTCCCACAACTTTTGTTTTCCATTCTTTTGTGGCTCTCTCTTGAAAAAACAAAGGCTATCCTATATTGACTTTGAAATTCTTTGGGTAGCTAGATTTTTTTAACTGTGATTTGACATGGAATCATGATTGTCATTTTTACATAAGTTTGAAAgcaaattattaattatagCACCCGTGTAAGTTGTTTCTCTTGCCCTTCTCTTTAGTAATGTGGAAAGTTCTGAGAAGGAACATAATCTGTAACGACCCCATCTGTTTTCTGGTGTGTTCAGTATCAATTATCATCCCTATCAGTCATCGTCAACTCCCACATTATAAACCAAATGCTACGAGCTCGTTCTCACCAGATAGCCACTGTACATTTGCTTTTCATATCATGCAGATGGAAAATTTAACTATTGGAAATGAAAAACATCTGTGAggttaccaaaaaaataatactagcTACTGTATCAAATCCTCTGCTATAAAATGCTTTCTCGTTCTTTCCATGTTGGTTTTGTATGTTGGGGATGGGCAAGGAATTGATCCCCGTGGTCTATTACTGTAGGCTCTGGTGGCATGCTGTTATCGGTTGaatttatgaaatatatgaTACTACATGATCTAGTTATTTTCATGTTAATAGTGAAGCTGTTTTAACTTTTATCTCTTCATTCTCAGGGCTAAGGCATAGGGTGTGTTCAGCCAGAGTTTGTGCAGACTGTGTGAAACAACATCCATTTTATTATGCTCATGAATTTTGAAGCAGATACAACCAACCTATGCTATCCTTCCCCCTCCCCTATATCTCTAGGTAATAAGCCTTTCCTTTATGtccaattgatgattttaatgtaTCCGTGGGCAATGACTTTAGGTTTAGCTGTGATATCCGAATTTTGTGTATCTTGGTTCAGTTTATGCACGTCATAGAGAAGCATTGGAAAATTATTTCACTTCttgaagtttaaaaaaaaaagtcatcgGTTCCACTGAGTTTACTCATTGGTGGGATCCGGGGCAAGATACTATGATTGTCAACTGCAAGAGATGTTTTCAATCCTTGTCATCAATTTCTTGGGAACGTCATCTTTCATCAACTTATAGATAGACGACTTATTTGGGTGTGACAGCAAATTTGTTATTTTACGTTAttaaggccccgtttggataaacagcttatatagatgcttatagcattagtgCTTATGACATTAGAGCTtatatcataagctcttatacttgataagctatttatgtttggatatgtacactaaaaagtacttacataaattgaagtgtttggatgtgacattacataagcaattatccaaattttaaatatttttaatttaacaaaaaaatcaaagaattgaaccacaatcatcaagattttttttgataaaattaatcaaggcgtaaaaaaaacaatattataacatattaattataattatatatatatatatatatatatatatatatatatatatatatatatatatatatatatagtataatcaatatttgtccttaaaaaaaatatcaatattcatataagataaaattaacattagaggtgtaaataaacatatcatatatattgatattagCGTGCAGTTTGTTACccaaaaaagacaagttaaatttgtttttttattcagtttcattttattacgtaacaaaaaaaaaaaatcttcttaaaaaaaaaaaatctttgttacgtttgttactttagtaagataagtatatagtaATTTCGTTACTGATGCAccgccaaagataactaacattataattaaaatattccttcaaaaaatattataattaaaatatatgttttgaaaaagtggttccagagagaatcgaaggaggttacataaattcataagctccttgttaagccagagggtaagctgaaaatttaggcttattaaaatatgacataagcagcttatgaaactatgataagctatttttatttatttacccaaacacctttaaaaaggcttatgggagtagataagcccacataagctcaaaataagccaatccaaacggggcctaaatgtaagtgtgtgtttgtttctgctgtgataaaaattaattttgatagaattgattgtgaatgaattgaTTCGGATCAAAAGTGAGTTGAgtgaaattaatttatgtttggatgcatTAATATGAAAGTGATTCTTAGTAATgtatgttgtttggatagtttgaatcaaaattgattttacatgtataattaccaaaatgggtttcattataattataagtatttaaaatacaattagatttcatttcaattttatataattattcaaatttaatttgtatcattaaatttaatattttataattataaaaaaataagttgtttataaaattattttgacaaaattattcaTAGATTATTGAAATCATATATTAAGGGTTGATATGATAAAAAcgtcaatgaaaaatgtgaatttaaattattaagaaaTCCATAATAAAAATAGTTAGGCTTTTATCATGTACAACGTCAAAATAAATAAGACTGAGTTTAATCTTACAAAATATATCGGTAATTTTTTCTAATTAGCAATTTATTGTTTTAGTACAATTTATGATCTACATGAAAAAACAATATTGCAGCTCCTAGATAATTAGTTTAGTGAAACGGCACAATAGAAAGGATATTTATGTAAAACTGAGGGCATccactcataaaataataaataaattgcaatCAATTCCCACCATGTTCCCAAAAGCTACAAATACCAGCTTTGGTTGGAATCGCTTTTACATGCCAgactcaattttaaaaatagttatccaaacaccaattttttaacaaactcaCTTCTAAGATTTCTAAATTCACGATTACGGTTCCCCACCACGTAACCAAACGAGTGCTAAGTATGAAAATAAAGTAAGCGTTGCCTGTAAATGTGTCAAAACAGTGTAGTGGTCCCCACTCCCCACTATAGGATGTGCAAAAGTGGAACAATTTAGCGGCCGCTGCCTTGGCAGCGTATAAATCAGCGTTGCACGGAATGAGATAAGTTTGCCTCCATTAAAGCCCTTACAAGTAGGGCTGGACAAGATTCTGACAAACCGGCCCAAACCGCATCGGTCGGGTTAACTGGTTAAACCGGGTTGAACGGGTTCGAAATCATGGGTTTATTCGGTTAGTAGTGGTTCGGTTCGGGTGGGCAGATTCAGCCCAATGAAAACCGTAGCCGTCCGATTCACACAGCTTCAATATGGATGAAAGCCCATTTCTAGATAAGGCCCATCATATATAACCATAAGTTAAAGGGAAGCTGAAGAAAACCTAATTCATTTCACTAAAACAACACAGCCGCACAGCTGcttcttttgaaattgaaaactttgTTTCTCTCCTCAATCCATTCATTTGTCTCGTTTTACAGAAATCATCATccctttaatttttcaataaaatcatcACCTCTAACCTTCAAATAGCAAACAAAACTACTAATTCTGCTAACTCAGTATGGTGTGTTCTTGCCCTTCCTTTTTGCTGAACCATGCTTCATCTTCTCTCCCAAACATTATTTCCTACGTGGTTTCACCACAAAATCCAAGCAATACTGAACAAAACAATGAATCTCAACCATTTATAAGCGAACATTTGCATTCAAATCTGTTAAGTtttttatgttaactttctggATCTGTAAGGTTTTTGTATCGATTTTTTACTCTCAAACCCGATACTAACCACCCGCCAAACCGAAAACTCAAAACGGACGGGAACGGTTGGTAGTGTTTCAACCGTCGGTTGATTCGGTTTCGGATTTTGAGCCCGAATTCCGACCGAAACCGGCCTATGTTCAGCCCTACTTACAAGATGATAGagctttaaaaaaatgttagaggtttattcctaaaaataaaataaaaaaaaggtagtGTTAACCTGTGCCCTTGAGCCATATGTTAAGAAACCTAAAAAAGAACTATTCTCTAAAATTGTGTgcattcaattcattaaaaaatttaaaattaaatataatgcaCACATTccaataaactattttcatatttgattCATTAACCTGTAGCATAAgttaacattttcaaaaaaaagagaGGATGTTGGAgcatttatataacaaaaaagaTGTTTGAGCTTTGtttatcccttaaaaaaaaagatcttggagcatttatatatataaaaaaagaagatattagAGCTTTTTGCTTGGGGTACTTTAGggattttttcaatttaaaacacaaaaatggCGTTTGAGCGTCTCCTATCTTATTATGTCTTCCTGCTGCTATGATTTTCTACCCTCTCACTAATCAGTTACAACTAGTTGTTGAGTTTATATAAGTataacataattaaattatatgtatCTTTGAATTGATAGTGATATAGACGAAATTACGATGACATCATGATTTTATAGAAGTTACAAAGTGATTCTGCCAATGTCATTATGAATCCAAACATTATAAGGTTTTCAAATAGTCATCCtaatttttgatattttgcTAGTGTTTTTAAAGTTAAACGCTTTGTGAGATTGaaaacattaaacaaaatatgtCTGCATGATATAGAGTTGTTTTCCAATATAgtttagaaatatttttatctcaattttcaaaacaaaaggatttatttaaatttttagtctTAAAATCTATC
It encodes:
- the LOC11437357 gene encoding elongation factor P isoform X1, which codes for MQAAMKQKLKLLYNSNFKSLFTLSSFKFHSYSSPLNSLPHSSTATNSFTTPWSIIQRRGNKIVGSDIRVGKKIGKQGRIYEVLKVDHSHEGRGKATLKVELLDIIQGTKVSQRIATDDEFEKAYIQEKNFMYMCTDQDGTVVLMDTDTLDQIEVSKELFGKNCLYIQDEMKVKVQFYDDKPISATVPKRVICTVKEVIAATPRNKKVTLDNGPTIEVPPHIVAGDAILVNTEDDCYIERAKA
- the LOC11437357 gene encoding elongation factor P isoform X2, producing the protein MQAAMKQKLKLLYNSNFKSLFTLSSFKFHSYSSPLNSLPHSSTATNSFTTPWSIIQRRGNKIVGSDIRVGKKIGKQGRIYEVLKVDHSHEGRGKATLKVELLDIIQGTKVSQRIATDDEFEKAYIQEKNFMYMCTDQDGTVVLMDTDTLDQIEVSKELFGKNCLYIQDEMKVKVQFYDDKPISATVPKRVICTVKEVIAATPRRPTMFPSHRTFPSMQFANDS